One Actinospica robiniae DSM 44927 genomic region harbors:
- a CDS encoding D-alanyl-D-alanine carboxypeptidase family protein, producing the protein MLPVLTLTAPAISRESVSLTPATRRRDGVYRAATRLLSVALLPVAFAAAPRRARHLACHWALSARFPAENFDGLSPAAKASFEAARTEALWHHGELIGLTDGHRDAHVQARLFAEAVRRTGSARLALEWILPPHESRHVTGTAFDVRPAEGARWLERHGARYHLYRVYENEWWHFEYRPDGRPPRFSHPGASLPSSACGMPEDQP; encoded by the coding sequence ATGCTTCCTGTTCTGACGCTGACCGCGCCGGCGATATCGCGTGAGAGCGTGTCCCTCACTCCCGCGACGCGTCGGCGCGACGGCGTGTACCGTGCGGCCACGCGGCTGCTCTCGGTCGCACTGCTGCCGGTGGCCTTCGCGGCGGCGCCACGTCGAGCACGGCACCTGGCGTGCCACTGGGCGCTCTCGGCCCGATTCCCGGCGGAGAATTTCGACGGGTTGAGTCCGGCCGCCAAAGCCTCGTTCGAGGCGGCGCGGACGGAAGCGCTGTGGCACCACGGCGAGCTGATCGGGCTGACCGACGGGCACCGCGACGCACACGTGCAGGCCCGGCTCTTCGCCGAGGCGGTGCGCCGGACCGGTTCCGCGCGGCTCGCGCTCGAGTGGATCCTGCCGCCGCACGAGTCGCGTCACGTCACGGGAACCGCTTTCGACGTGCGGCCGGCCGAAGGCGCCCGCTGGCTCGAGCGGCACGGAGCGCGCTACCACCTCTATCGGGTCTACGAGAACGAATGGTGGCATTTCGAGTACCGGCCGGACGGCCGGCCGCCCCGCTTCTCCCATCCCGGCGCCTCCCTCCCGTCGAGCGCCTGCGGGATGCCCGAGGATCAGCCATGA
- a CDS encoding chorismate mutase — protein sequence MSEQSEPTEDDRSGQPRAGVGHERQAPEGVAGELRLLRDSIDNLDAALVFVLAERFKCTQKVGQLKARHELPPADPEREAQQIRRLRRLAEESQLEPQFAEKFLNFIVEEVVRHHKLIAAAASPQGPAD from the coding sequence ATGAGCGAGCAGAGCGAGCCGACCGAGGACGATCGTTCCGGACAGCCGCGGGCCGGGGTCGGGCACGAGCGCCAGGCGCCGGAGGGGGTCGCCGGGGAGCTGCGGCTGCTGCGCGACAGCATCGACAACCTCGACGCCGCGCTGGTCTTCGTGCTCGCCGAGCGGTTCAAGTGCACCCAGAAGGTCGGGCAGCTCAAGGCCCGGCACGAGCTGCCGCCGGCCGACCCGGAGCGGGAGGCGCAGCAGATCAGGAGACTGCGCCGGCTGGCCGAGGAGTCGCAGCTCGAGCCGCAGTTCGCCGAGAAGTTCCTGAACTTCATCGTCGAAGAAGTGGTGCGCCATCACAAGTTGATCGCCGCCGCCGCTTCCCCGCAGGGGCCTGCCGACTGA
- a CDS encoding SPFH domain-containing protein → MTAVIAVGGVLILVAVFKAMWRVAEPNQALLISGAKHRADGVEEGMGFRIVTGRGTFVIPGVQAVRKLSLDLNEADLAVDCVTAQGIPVHVKGVVIFKVGDDRVSIANAARRFLDQQQHMNTRVDNILAGHLRSIVGSLTVEEMIRDRERLTEQTRATSGHEMEKLGLTIDSLQIQEIDDPTGYIKALAAPHTAAVQRDARIAQAEAERVATEAEAEANARKAEAIRNANIQQAGYQAEVDNAQARSKMAGPLAEANARQEVVVQETKVAELEAYKREQQLQVDVRKPADAEAYKTVTIAQAQRESKVHEAEAAAKETELRAVADAMRVKAAAEAEAAATRARGLAQAEATRATGEAEAAAAQARGLAEAEAARALGLAEAESIKARAAALAENQEAVIAQQLAENWPAIVKAGAEAFAGVDHMVVLNGAEGVNDMLAKALTMGGTGLGLARNLLASMKQDGTAVEAGAEATDNHRAHQVPIG, encoded by the coding sequence ATGACCGCGGTCATCGCGGTGGGCGGGGTGTTGATCCTCGTCGCCGTCTTCAAAGCGATGTGGCGGGTGGCGGAGCCGAACCAGGCTCTGCTGATCTCCGGAGCGAAGCACCGCGCCGACGGGGTGGAGGAGGGGATGGGGTTCCGGATCGTGACCGGTCGCGGCACCTTCGTCATCCCGGGCGTGCAGGCGGTGCGCAAGCTCTCGCTGGACCTGAACGAAGCCGACCTGGCGGTGGACTGCGTGACCGCGCAGGGCATCCCGGTGCACGTCAAGGGTGTGGTGATCTTCAAGGTGGGCGACGACCGGGTGTCGATCGCCAACGCGGCCCGGCGGTTCCTGGACCAGCAGCAGCACATGAACACCCGGGTGGACAACATCCTGGCCGGCCACCTGCGCTCGATCGTGGGCAGCCTGACCGTGGAGGAGATGATCCGCGACCGGGAACGGCTGACCGAGCAGACCCGGGCCACCAGCGGACACGAGATGGAGAAGCTGGGGTTGACCATCGACTCCCTGCAGATCCAGGAGATCGACGACCCCACGGGGTACATCAAGGCCCTGGCCGCGCCGCACACCGCGGCCGTGCAGCGGGACGCGCGCATCGCCCAGGCCGAGGCCGAGCGGGTGGCGACCGAGGCGGAGGCCGAGGCCAACGCGCGCAAGGCCGAGGCGATCCGCAACGCCAACATCCAGCAGGCCGGTTACCAGGCCGAGGTGGACAACGCCCAGGCCCGCTCCAAGATGGCCGGTCCGCTGGCCGAGGCGAACGCGCGGCAGGAAGTCGTCGTGCAGGAGACCAAGGTCGCCGAACTCGAGGCGTACAAGCGCGAGCAGCAGCTCCAGGTCGACGTGCGCAAGCCCGCCGACGCCGAGGCGTACAAGACCGTCACCATCGCTCAGGCGCAGCGCGAGTCGAAGGTGCACGAGGCCGAGGCCGCTGCGAAGGAGACGGAGCTGCGGGCCGTCGCCGACGCGATGCGGGTGAAGGCCGCGGCCGAAGCCGAGGCCGCCGCCACCCGCGCCCGCGGTCTGGCCCAGGCCGAGGCCACCCGGGCGACCGGTGAAGCCGAGGCGGCCGCGGCGCAGGCCAGGGGTCTGGCCGAGGCCGAGGCCGCCCGCGCGCTCGGTCTGGCCGAGGCCGAGTCGATCAAGGCCAGGGCCGCGGCGCTGGCCGAGAACCAGGAAGCGGTCATCGCCCAGCAGCTCGCGGAGAACTGGCCGGCGATCGTCAAGGCGGGGGCCGAGGCCTTCGCCGGCGTGGACCACATGGTCGTGCTCAACGGCGCCGAGGGCGTCAACGACATGCTGGCCAAGGCCCTGACGATGGGCGGCACCGGGCTGGGCCTGGCCCGCAACCTGCTCGCCTCGATGAAGCAGGACGGCACCGCCGTCGAAGCCGGAGCCGAGGCGACGGACAACCACCGGGCGCACCAGGTCCCGATCGGCTGA
- a CDS encoding sensor histidine kinase, producing MNMFSGPIPAGPEPSPAPVPETGSGARRLSPAILGGLAGAVFLMVATSFASYGSPSGYLDLPGFGSVSDPGNLHWPLLIAPAVAIALGLCLLRWWPYLLMAAVVMLVPTMLEDFQISILHDPYAVVVLQYGGYYLAIVALLGCAQGLVGTMRAWGAVIAALALGSRMAGSLTDQYGNWLYSSRSTLVWHVVLVGLAAAALIPAVWRYRRGDPAVASVVGGWSWRRGRVLVAGVLAACMPIPVAFLTTDRVAALLGVSESAVFRHSDAQTAIIGLFILLTVAVLAGIAGLWSLGGALTAAVIQVAIAAPMLLAASALVSDNPVRWAAALGGAALGALAAASRWRFHLAASLTLLAVVTLFIAYGATTGDPEKLAQQHTVIPAVLILVLCVASAGAITGAIAPVLGSRGTLPIVLGPLAEFMAVGALDTTAAANGVSGSYVTTEKMIIAVVLLLLSGAAVSGLGFAQLLATRRAERKHAEQIRLEAAAAERDRLARPIHDGVLQVLALVQRHGSELGGQGSELAALAGEQEVALRSLLAGGKSNVRAGAVDLRTPLQALATSVVDVVTPVQAVAWPADAAAELLAAVRAALDNVRQHAGAEARTWILLEEEPDGVRVTVRDDGVGFPPQRPAEAAEAGRLGITQSMRGRIADLGGDTTIESRPGEGTEVEFWVPRERSGKR from the coding sequence ATGAACATGTTCAGCGGCCCGATACCCGCCGGGCCCGAGCCGTCGCCCGCACCCGTGCCCGAAACCGGATCCGGCGCGCGGCGGCTCTCACCGGCGATCCTGGGCGGGCTGGCCGGTGCCGTGTTCCTCATGGTGGCCACGTCGTTCGCGTCCTATGGATCGCCCTCGGGCTATCTCGACCTGCCCGGGTTCGGCAGCGTCTCCGATCCCGGGAATCTGCACTGGCCGCTGCTCATCGCGCCGGCGGTGGCGATCGCGCTGGGGCTCTGCCTCCTGCGCTGGTGGCCCTACCTGCTCATGGCCGCCGTGGTCATGCTCGTCCCGACCATGCTGGAAGACTTCCAGATCTCGATCCTCCACGACCCCTATGCCGTAGTCGTGCTCCAGTACGGGGGTTACTACCTCGCGATCGTCGCGCTGCTCGGCTGCGCGCAGGGTCTGGTCGGCACGATGCGGGCTTGGGGAGCCGTCATCGCGGCGCTGGCGCTGGGTTCCCGCATGGCCGGCAGCCTGACCGATCAGTACGGCAATTGGCTCTACTCCTCGAGATCGACGCTCGTCTGGCACGTCGTGCTGGTGGGACTGGCCGCCGCCGCGTTGATTCCGGCGGTGTGGCGATACCGACGGGGTGATCCCGCCGTCGCCTCGGTCGTGGGCGGATGGTCGTGGCGGCGGGGGCGCGTTCTGGTCGCGGGCGTGTTGGCCGCATGCATGCCCATTCCCGTGGCGTTCCTGACGACCGACCGGGTGGCCGCGCTGCTCGGGGTCTCCGAGTCGGCGGTCTTCCGGCACAGCGACGCTCAGACGGCGATCATCGGCCTTTTCATCCTGCTGACAGTGGCCGTGCTCGCCGGTATCGCAGGCCTCTGGTCGCTCGGCGGGGCGCTGACCGCCGCGGTGATCCAGGTCGCGATCGCGGCGCCGATGCTGCTCGCCGCCTCGGCGCTGGTGTCCGACAACCCGGTGCGGTGGGCCGCGGCCCTCGGGGGAGCCGCGCTCGGTGCACTGGCCGCGGCCAGCCGGTGGCGCTTCCACCTGGCCGCGTCGCTGACCCTGCTGGCGGTGGTCACGCTGTTCATCGCGTACGGCGCGACCACTGGCGATCCGGAGAAGCTGGCACAGCAGCACACGGTGATCCCGGCGGTACTGATCCTGGTGCTCTGCGTCGCGTCCGCCGGTGCGATCACGGGTGCGATAGCTCCGGTGCTCGGTTCGCGCGGCACGCTGCCGATCGTGCTCGGGCCGCTGGCCGAGTTCATGGCCGTGGGCGCGCTGGACACGACGGCGGCGGCCAACGGCGTGTCGGGTTCTTACGTCACGACGGAGAAGATGATCATCGCGGTCGTCCTGCTGCTGCTCTCCGGCGCGGCCGTCAGCGGGCTGGGCTTCGCGCAGCTGCTGGCCACGCGGCGGGCGGAGCGCAAGCATGCCGAGCAGATCCGGCTCGAGGCGGCAGCCGCCGAGCGGGACCGGCTGGCCCGGCCGATCCACGACGGGGTGCTGCAGGTGCTGGCGCTGGTGCAACGGCACGGCTCCGAGCTCGGCGGCCAGGGCAGCGAGCTGGCGGCGCTCGCCGGGGAGCAGGAAGTGGCGCTGCGCAGCCTGCTGGCCGGGGGGAAGAGCAACGTCCGTGCGGGTGCCGTGGATCTGCGCACGCCGCTGCAGGCGCTGGCCACCTCGGTCGTCGACGTGGTCACGCCGGTGCAGGCCGTGGCGTGGCCGGCCGACGCTGCGGCAGAGCTGCTGGCCGCGGTGCGGGCCGCGCTGGACAACGTCCGCCAGCACGCCGGAGCCGAGGCCAGGACGTGGATCCTGCTGGAGGAAGAGCCGGACGGGGTGCGGGTGACGGTGCGCGACGACGGGGTCGGGTTCCCGCCGCAGCGGCCGGCCGAGGCGGCCGAGGCCGGACGGCTCGGGATCACCCAGTCGATGCGGGGCCGGATCGCCGATCTCGGCGGCGACACGACGATCGAGAGCCGGCCCGGCGAGGGCACCGAGGTGGAGTTCTGGGTGCCGCGGGAACGCTCCGGCAAGCGGTAG
- a CDS encoding LytR C-terminal domain-containing protein, whose product MLIAMVAGWTVALSVSVYSLTTSSPDRDTVASVCDASADGDASGTMAIAHGPTNFNLNVFNSTDRSSLAARTAAQLQSRGFVIDMVSNDPLKSNLTIPAQVWGAKEDMSELRTVAAEVPGAQIMTDNRTDPSVDLILGAGFTALAKPSEAC is encoded by the coding sequence ATGTTGATCGCGATGGTGGCCGGGTGGACGGTGGCGCTCTCGGTGAGCGTCTACAGCCTCACGACCAGCTCGCCGGACCGCGACACGGTCGCCTCGGTGTGCGACGCGAGCGCGGACGGCGACGCCTCGGGGACCATGGCGATCGCGCACGGGCCCACCAACTTCAACCTCAACGTCTTCAACTCGACGGACAGGTCCTCGTTGGCGGCCCGGACGGCGGCGCAGCTGCAGTCGCGCGGCTTCGTCATCGACATGGTGTCCAACGACCCGCTCAAGTCCAATCTCACCATCCCGGCGCAGGTCTGGGGCGCGAAGGAGGACATGAGCGAGCTGCGCACGGTCGCCGCCGAGGTGCCCGGAGCCCAGATCATGACCGACAACCGGACGGATCCGAGTGTCGATCTGATCCTCGGAGCCGGCTTCACCGCGCTCGCCAAGCCTTCCGAAGCGTGCTGA
- a CDS encoding ABC transporter permease: MRLTRIRPPRFLRNRKAAVGALILLFFIVFAVIGPWIAPYSPDATGELPVAAPSSAHWFGTDQLGRDIYSQLLVGTRGVVVVGFLAGAIATALSLLIGIASGYLPGRGGESLSVLSNVFLVLPALPLLIIITSTQQNNSAIVVLVIGLTSWAWNARLMRAQTLSLRRRDYIEAARATGESTWRIIVFEILPNLTAIIASGFVGTVVFTILTEITLAFVGISVSEWNWGTVLYWAESQDALAQNAWWWFVPAGLAIALLGSGLALLNFGIDEFVNPRLRSSGPARIKTASGRRLRMRVGFTPVIGEAVELVPALAQDPEGETL, translated from the coding sequence ATGCGCCTGACCCGAATCCGGCCGCCCCGCTTCCTGCGCAACCGCAAGGCCGCCGTGGGCGCCCTGATCCTGCTGTTCTTCATCGTGTTCGCGGTGATCGGACCCTGGATCGCGCCGTACAGCCCGGACGCGACCGGCGAACTGCCGGTGGCCGCGCCCTCGTCGGCGCACTGGTTCGGCACCGACCAGCTCGGCCGCGACATCTACAGCCAGCTGCTGGTCGGCACCCGCGGCGTGGTCGTCGTCGGCTTCCTGGCCGGCGCGATCGCCACCGCGCTCTCGCTGCTGATCGGCATCGCCTCCGGCTACCTGCCCGGACGCGGCGGAGAGAGCCTGTCCGTGCTCTCCAACGTGTTCCTGGTACTCCCGGCCCTGCCGCTGCTGATCATCATCACCTCGACCCAGCAGAACAACAGCGCCATCGTGGTGCTGGTGATCGGCCTGACCTCGTGGGCGTGGAACGCGCGGCTGATGCGGGCGCAGACCCTCTCGCTGCGCCGCCGCGACTACATCGAGGCCGCCCGGGCCACCGGCGAGTCCACCTGGCGGATCATCGTGTTCGAGATCCTGCCGAACCTGACCGCGATCATCGCCTCCGGCTTCGTCGGCACGGTGGTGTTCACCATCCTGACCGAGATCACCCTGGCGTTCGTCGGCATCAGCGTCTCGGAATGGAACTGGGGCACCGTGCTTTACTGGGCCGAGAGCCAGGACGCGCTGGCCCAGAACGCCTGGTGGTGGTTCGTCCCGGCCGGTCTGGCCATCGCGCTGCTCGGCTCCGGGCTCGCGCTGCTGAACTTCGGCATCGACGAGTTCGTCAACCCGCGGCTGCGCTCCAGCGGCCCGGCCCGGATCAAGACCGCCTCCGGCCGCCGGCTGCGGATGCGGGTCGGCTTCACCCCGGTCATCGGCGAGGCGGTCGAACTCGTCCCCGCTCTGGCCCAGGACCCTGAGGGAGAGACGCTGTGA
- a CDS encoding oligopeptide/dipeptide ABC transporter ATP-binding protein, whose amino-acid sequence MLEIRNLSVDYGTGDKAVRAVREVDLTLHRGEVLGLAGESGSGKSTLAYGMTRLLPPPGVVAGGQVLYQAPDAAPVDVLRLTDAELRRFRWAQTAIVFQGAMNSLNPVHRIRTQLNDVIKAHEPETTPAERKDRIRELLALVGIPEDRAEAYPHQLSGGMRQRVMIGMAMALRPQVVVMDEPTTALDVVMQRQILSRLVRLRRQFDFAVLFITHDLSLLAEFADRIAIMYGGRIVESAASAQMYKDPKHPYSQGLLGSFPALRGPRRELTGIPGSPPDLRAMPTGCSFHPRCPHAFEPCSARRPELAAPRPEEASSPTLSRIADTAPGRSVACWLHATPHTED is encoded by the coding sequence GTGCTGGAGATCAGGAACCTGAGCGTCGACTACGGCACCGGCGACAAGGCCGTGCGGGCCGTGCGCGAGGTGGACCTGACCCTGCACCGCGGCGAGGTGCTCGGCCTGGCCGGGGAGTCCGGCAGCGGCAAGTCCACCCTCGCCTACGGGATGACCCGGCTGCTGCCCCCGCCCGGGGTGGTGGCCGGCGGCCAGGTGCTCTACCAGGCCCCGGACGCCGCGCCGGTGGACGTGCTGCGGCTGACCGACGCGGAGCTGCGCCGGTTCCGCTGGGCGCAGACCGCGATCGTGTTCCAGGGCGCGATGAACTCGCTCAACCCGGTGCACCGGATCCGCACCCAGCTGAACGACGTGATCAAGGCGCACGAGCCGGAGACCACGCCGGCCGAGCGCAAGGACCGCATCAGGGAACTGCTGGCGCTGGTCGGCATCCCGGAGGACCGGGCCGAGGCCTATCCGCACCAGCTGTCCGGCGGTATGCGCCAGCGGGTGATGATCGGCATGGCCATGGCCCTGCGTCCGCAGGTGGTGGTGATGGACGAGCCGACCACCGCGCTGGACGTGGTGATGCAGCGGCAGATCCTGAGCCGGCTGGTGCGGCTGCGCCGGCAGTTCGACTTCGCCGTGCTCTTCATCACGCACGACCTGTCGCTGCTGGCCGAGTTCGCCGACCGGATCGCCATCATGTACGGCGGCCGGATCGTGGAGTCCGCCGCGTCCGCGCAGATGTACAAGGACCCGAAGCACCCCTACAGCCAGGGCCTGCTCGGCTCCTTCCCGGCGCTGCGCGGGCCACGCCGGGAGCTGACCGGTATTCCCGGCTCGCCGCCGGACCTGCGCGCGATGCCGACCGGCTGCTCGTTCCACCCGCGCTGCCCGCACGCCTTCGAACCCTGCTCCGCGCGCCGGCCCGAGCTCGCCGCGCCGAGGCCGGAGGAAGCCTCCTCCCCTACCCTGTCCCGAATCGCCGATACCGCGCCCGGCCGCAGCGTCGCCTGCTGGCTGCATGCCACCCCCCACACAGAGGACTGA
- a CDS encoding response regulator, protein MSVRVMVVDDHPIWRDAVARDLNDAGYEVTAAVGEGGQAVRVAPAARPEVVVLDLQLPDLSGVEVVRRLIAIDPSIRVLMLSASGEQQDVLDAVKAGALGYLLKSAGRAELLDAVARTHAGDAVFTPGLAGLVLSEYRRLAAVPAAPADTPSLTGRETEVLRLVAKGLTYRQIAERLVVSHRTVQNHVQNTLGKLQLHNRVELTRYAIEQGLDQDA, encoded by the coding sequence ATGTCGGTGCGCGTCATGGTGGTGGACGACCACCCGATCTGGCGTGACGCGGTGGCCCGGGACCTGAACGACGCGGGCTACGAGGTCACGGCGGCGGTCGGGGAGGGCGGTCAGGCGGTACGGGTGGCGCCGGCCGCGCGGCCCGAGGTCGTGGTGCTCGACCTGCAGCTGCCCGACCTGTCCGGGGTGGAGGTCGTGCGCCGGCTGATCGCGATCGACCCGTCGATCAGGGTTCTGATGCTTTCGGCCAGCGGCGAGCAGCAGGACGTGCTCGACGCGGTGAAGGCCGGCGCCCTGGGCTACCTGCTGAAGTCGGCCGGCCGCGCGGAACTGCTCGACGCGGTGGCCCGCACCCACGCGGGGGACGCGGTCTTCACGCCGGGCCTGGCCGGGCTGGTGCTCAGCGAGTACCGCCGGCTGGCCGCGGTGCCGGCGGCGCCCGCCGACACCCCGAGCCTGACCGGCCGGGAGACCGAGGTGCTGCGGCTCGTGGCCAAGGGGCTGACCTACCGGCAGATCGCCGAGCGGCTGGTCGTCTCGCACCGGACCGTGCAGAACCACGTCCAGAACACGCTCGGCAAGCTGCAGCTGCACAACCGGGTCGAACTGACCCGGTACGCGATCGAGCAGGGCCTCGACCAGGACGCCTGA
- a CDS encoding GH1 family beta-glucosidase yields MNFPTASESAAAAGTASGIHKGSPGESEPELGEYAALAGVSPASARRIALLPADFRWGAATSAYQIEGAVAEDGRTPSVWDTFCRVPGAIDNGDFGDRACDHYHRLDEDLALIKELDLDVYRFSIAWPRVQPHGSGPANAAGLDFYERLVDGLLEAGVDPWPTLFHWDTPQELEDAGGWANRDTAYRFADYAELVYNRLGDRVRTWTTLNEPSVVTTHGYLGGVHAPGRKSLADAAAAAHHQLLGHGLAGQRMRELAAGAGNDFSLAIVLNLGPATPENDTHEDHEAVRRADAMNNRMYLDPLWHKRYPEDLVADLAAEGVEIPVQDGDLEAIGQPIDALGVNFYFGQQLSGRTEDGATRDGQGRPVSRHVLQGLPQTYMGWEIMPHDFTSLLVRVSREYPGVPVYITENGAAFGDKPDETGYVHDADRVGYIAEHLAAVADAREQGADIRGYYVWSLLDNFEWAFGFDKRFGIVRVDFETLKRTPKLSARWFTETIRQVRGAKES; encoded by the coding sequence ATGAACTTTCCCACGGCGTCCGAAAGCGCTGCCGCCGCCGGAACCGCTTCCGGTATCCACAAGGGCTCGCCCGGCGAGTCGGAGCCGGAGCTCGGCGAGTACGCGGCGCTCGCCGGGGTCTCTCCCGCCTCCGCGCGGCGGATCGCCCTGCTGCCCGCCGACTTCCGCTGGGGCGCGGCGACCTCCGCCTACCAGATCGAGGGGGCGGTGGCCGAGGACGGACGCACCCCGTCGGTCTGGGACACCTTCTGCCGCGTGCCCGGGGCGATCGACAACGGCGACTTCGGCGACCGGGCCTGCGACCACTACCACCGGCTGGACGAGGACCTGGCCCTGATCAAGGAGCTGGACCTCGACGTCTACCGCTTCTCGATCGCCTGGCCGCGGGTGCAGCCGCACGGCAGCGGTCCGGCCAACGCGGCCGGCCTGGACTTCTACGAGCGGCTGGTGGACGGGCTGCTCGAGGCCGGCGTCGACCCGTGGCCGACGCTGTTCCACTGGGACACGCCGCAGGAGCTCGAGGACGCCGGCGGCTGGGCCAACCGGGATACCGCTTACCGCTTCGCCGACTACGCCGAGCTGGTCTACAACCGGCTCGGCGACCGCGTGCGCACCTGGACCACGCTCAACGAGCCCTCCGTGGTCACCACGCACGGCTACCTCGGCGGCGTGCACGCGCCGGGCCGCAAGTCGCTGGCCGACGCGGCCGCCGCGGCGCACCACCAGCTGCTCGGCCACGGCCTGGCCGGTCAGCGGATGCGCGAGCTCGCGGCTGGCGCGGGCAACGACTTCTCCCTCGCCATCGTGCTCAACCTGGGCCCGGCGACCCCGGAGAACGACACGCACGAGGACCACGAGGCGGTGCGCCGCGCCGACGCCATGAACAACCGGATGTACCTGGATCCGCTGTGGCACAAGCGCTATCCGGAGGACCTGGTGGCCGACCTGGCCGCCGAGGGCGTGGAGATCCCGGTGCAGGACGGGGACCTGGAGGCGATCGGGCAGCCGATCGACGCGCTCGGGGTGAACTTCTACTTCGGCCAGCAGCTCAGCGGCCGCACCGAGGACGGCGCCACCCGGGACGGGCAGGGCCGCCCGGTCTCCCGGCACGTGCTGCAGGGTCTGCCGCAGACGTACATGGGCTGGGAGATCATGCCGCACGACTTCACGTCGCTGCTGGTCCGGGTCAGCCGCGAGTACCCGGGCGTGCCGGTGTACATCACCGAGAACGGGGCCGCCTTCGGCGACAAGCCGGACGAGACCGGCTACGTCCACGACGCGGACCGGGTGGGCTACATCGCCGAGCACCTCGCCGCCGTCGCCGACGCGCGCGAGCAGGGGGCTGACATCCGCGGCTACTACGTCTGGTCGCTGCTGGACAACTTCGAGTGGGCCTTCGGCTTCGACAAGCGGTTCGGCATCGTCCGGGTGGACTTCGAGACCCTCAAGCGCACCCCGAAGCTCAGTGCCCGGTGGTTCACCGAGACCATCCGGCAGGTGCGCGGGGCCAAGGAGTCCTGA
- a CDS encoding DUF2804 domain-containing protein: MSNPNSLVEGWARRYGRLEARPSNVNPLDEFSGLSRRLRGLRLKEWIGFTLLHPDWYSSLIIQDAHYLASSEIYAYDRAAAALHQHAVTMRSGSMPMPSALFGHRYTAHRGDYSIEYEFDDTDGRHVLAIDIAETATAPAISGELHLDAAHAGRPLSVSSRLPGRRSRMYTHKAIFPAGGVLRVGDREIVYRPERDLAILDEHRSLLPYRTTWLWGTFAMRAEGGVVGANFVDRPEITGEAEESCVWTPTACEPLDDVVFEPAEPADPDAPWRMHSADGRLEVEFTPEGRKEVKRQLGLFAIDYFQMFGTYRGVVRGAEGSYEVQGVHGVCESMRARL, translated from the coding sequence ATGTCGAATCCGAACAGCCTCGTCGAGGGCTGGGCCCGGCGCTACGGTCGCCTTGAGGCCCGGCCCTCGAACGTCAACCCGCTGGACGAGTTCTCCGGTCTGTCCCGGCGGCTGCGCGGGCTCAGGCTCAAGGAGTGGATCGGCTTCACCCTGCTGCACCCGGACTGGTACTCCTCGCTGATCATCCAGGACGCGCACTACCTGGCCAGCTCGGAGATCTACGCCTACGATCGCGCCGCCGCGGCGCTGCACCAGCACGCGGTCACCATGCGCAGCGGCTCCATGCCCATGCCCTCCGCGCTGTTCGGCCACCGCTACACCGCCCACCGCGGCGACTACTCGATCGAGTACGAGTTCGACGACACCGACGGCCGGCACGTGCTGGCCATCGACATCGCCGAGACCGCGACGGCGCCCGCGATCAGCGGCGAGCTGCACCTCGACGCCGCGCACGCCGGGCGGCCGCTCTCGGTCAGCTCCCGCCTGCCCGGCCGCCGCAGCCGGATGTACACGCACAAGGCGATCTTCCCGGCCGGCGGGGTGCTGCGCGTCGGCGACCGGGAGATCGTCTACCGGCCGGAGCGGGACCTGGCCATCCTGGACGAGCACCGCTCTCTGCTGCCCTATCGCACCACCTGGCTGTGGGGCACCTTCGCGATGCGCGCCGAGGGCGGAGTGGTCGGCGCGAACTTCGTGGACCGCCCCGAGATCACCGGGGAGGCCGAGGAATCCTGCGTGTGGACGCCGACGGCGTGCGAGCCGCTCGACGACGTCGTCTTCGAGCCGGCGGAGCCGGCCGACCCGGACGCGCCCTGGCGCATGCATTCGGCGGACGGCCGCCTCGAGGTCGAGTTCACGCCCGAGGGGCGCAAGGAGGTCAAGCGCCAGCTCGGCCTGTTCGCGATCGACTACTTCCAGATGTTCGGCACCTACCGCGGCGTCGTGCGCGGAGCCGAGGGCAGCTACGAGGTGCAGGGCGTGCACGGCGTCTGCGAGAGCATGCGGGCGCGCCTGTGA